One window of the Nitrospiria bacterium genome contains the following:
- a CDS encoding nucleotidyltransferase domain-containing protein, protein MSKTTQEVLRKLKTSLAKIYGERLKGLYLYGSYARGEERSGSDLDVAMILDQFERPWFEIQRTGQLVTDLSLECEITISLIPLRVSDWKEKQKSLVRNIQREGVAV, encoded by the coding sequence ATGAGTAAGACCACTCAAGAGGTGCTACGGAAACTAAAGACATCGCTCGCGAAGATCTATGGCGAACGGCTGAAAGGGCTGTATCTTTACGGTTCTTACGCGCGCGGCGAGGAGAGGTCCGGCTCGGACCTGGATGTGGCCATGATTCTCGATCAGTTTGAACGGCCCTGGTTTGAAATTCAAAGAACCGGTCAGTTGGTGACCGACCTTTCTTTAGAGTGCGAGATCACCATTTCGCTGATACCCCTGCGTGTTTCAGACTGGAAAGAAAAGCAAAAGTCCTTGGTTCGGAACATTCAACGAGAAGGCGTGGCTGTTTGA